A genomic window from Triticum urartu cultivar G1812 chromosome 7, Tu2.1, whole genome shotgun sequence includes:
- the LOC125518946 gene encoding uncharacterized protein LOC125518946: MGVSHLLASWIYYGFWPVTAAILYFAPPFFGPIWIPQLELDLVLVGLVLLGPTKKISLPHQIPPSRTLPSRLLSRSPSRRRLSAAPAEPQARPPPAAARPPPAEDRPTPPSPVVSLSLSVVHGGGASTRDPARGSIAWSKAPVMDGDGFDVWSSEEEEEYDGGSTSEDEIISMCRNNLVQSENLS, from the exons ATGGGTGTCTCGCACTTGCTGGCCTCGTGGATTTATTATGGTTTTTGGCCCGTCACCGCGGCGATTTTATATTTTGCCCCACCTTTCTTTGGCCCTATTTGGATCCCTCAGTTAGAGTTAGATTTG GTGCTAGTTGGGCTAGTTTTACTGGGGCCCACTAAAAAAATCTCCCTCCCGCACCAGATCCCTCCGTCCCGCACCCTCCCTTCGCGACTCCTCTCCCGTTCCCCATCGCGCCGCCGCCTAAGCGCCGCGCCGGCGGaaccccaggcg cgccctcctccggccgccgctcgccctcctccggccgaAGATCGCCCCACTCCCCCGTCACCggtcgtctctctctctctctctgtcgtgCATGGTGGCGGCGCATCTACCAGAGATCCAGCGAGAG GTAGTATAGCTTGGAGCAAAGCACCCGTGATGGACGGAGACGGCTTCGACGTGTGGAGTTCTGAA GAGGAAGAAGAATATGATGGAGGTAGCACAAGTGAGGATGAGATCATATCCATGTGCCGCAACAATTTGGTGCAGTCTGAGAATTTATCTTGA